tttcactgAAGTTCATGTTTCCGGTCTCACTGTGACTCGAATTCGTTGATTTTTAATGTCCAGTTCTTAGCAGCCATGATTAGCTGTCATGTCATTCCTGAAAGCTTCTCTGTGAGCAAAAGAGGATGTATGGAAAAGGGGTGATCTTTTTTGGGAGTGGAAGATGTTGGCTGACCATATGCAGTCAGGAAGCAGCTCACCTTAACCTCTTCACTGGAAAACTTTCTGAGATAGTATGTTTCTTCTGATTGCTTTTTGAAGAGCCATTTTGACATCCTTGTTCCTTAGGCTGTAAATCATAGGGTTGAGCAGGGGAGTGAGGATGGTGTAAGTGACAGAGATCAATGCATCCTGATCTGATGAGTAGCTGGAGTTGGGTCTCAGGTAGATGAAGGAGGCACAGCCATAATGGACAACCACTACTATCAGGTGAACACTGCAGGTGGAGAAGGCTTTGTGCCTCCCTGCAGCTGAAGGGATCTGCAAGATGGCCAAGACAATGAAGAGGTATGAAATGAGGATCAGCATCAGTGGGATCGTAAGGACAGAGATACCAAGTGTGAAGATAACGGCCTCGCTGAGGTTTGTGTGAGTAAAGGCCACTCGGAGGACGGGGGAGATGTCACAGAAGAAATGGTTGAGTTTCCTGGATGCCTGGAAAGGCAAGCAAAATATCAAGGGGGTAACCACCTGGGCAACCAGCAAGCCGCTCAGAGCAGAAGCAACCACCAGCTGAGCACACACTCGCCAAGTCATGATGCTGTTGTAATGCAGGGGGTGGCAGATGGCCACACAGCGGTCATAGCCCACGGCtgccaggaggaaggagtgggagCACcccaagaaaaggaagaagtacATTTGTACAGCACAGCCCAGGAAGGAAATGGTTTTTTGTCTCTGCTGTCAAGTCTACCAGCATCTTGGGGACAATGACAAAGGTGTAGCAAGTCTCAGAAAATGACAAGACGCAGAGGAAAAAGTACATGGGTGTGTGAAGGCTCCGATCAACCCATATGATAATCATTATAGTGGTATTCATGCTCAGA
This DNA window, taken from Gymnogyps californianus isolate 813 unplaced genomic scaffold, ASM1813914v2 HiC_scaffold_62, whole genome shotgun sequence, encodes the following:
- the LOC127029020 gene encoding LOW QUALITY PROTEIN: olfactory receptor 10K2-like (The sequence of the model RefSeq protein was modified relative to this genomic sequence to represent the inferred CDS: deleted 1 base in 1 codon), encoding MSVVVGSSILLINNQTLATDFIFLGFSSLAELQKLLLVVFLLLYLVTLSMNTTIMIIIWVDRSLHTPMYFFLCVLSFSETCYTFVIVPKMLVDLTAETKTISFLGCAVQMYFFLFLGCSHSFLLAAVGYDRCVAICHPLHYNSIMTWRVCAQLVVASALSGLLVAQVVTPLIFCLPFQASRKLNHFFCDISPVLRVAFTHTNLSEAVIFTLGISVLTIPLMLILISYLFIVLAILQIPSAAGRHKAFSTCSVHLIVVVVHYGCASFIYLRPNSSYSSDQDALISVTYTILTPLLNPMIYSLRNKDVKMALQKAIRRNILSQKVFQ